The nucleotide sequence cctagcgaaggcagcactcctagcgaaggcagcactccttgcaaaggcagcactccttgcaaaggcagcactccttgcaaaggcagcactccttgcgaaggcaacagtccatgcaaaggcagcactccttgcggaggcagcactccttgtgaaggctgcactccttgtgaaggctgcactccttgcgaaggcagcactctgagcaaaagcagcactccatgcgaaagctgcactccatgcgaaggcagccctccgtgcgaaggcagcacttatagcgaaggcagcactccttggaatgcagcactccttgcgaaggcagcactccttgcaaaggcagctctccttgcgaaggcagcactccctgcgtaggcagcactccctgcgtaggcagcactccttgcgaaggctgcactcctagcgaaggcagcacttctagcgaaggcagcactccttgcgaaggcagcactccttgcaaaggcagcactccttgcgaaggcaacagaccatgcaaaggcagcactccttgcggaggcagcactttgtgcaaaggcagcactccctgcaaaggcagccctcattgcgaaggcagcactcctcgcgaaggcagcactccttgcgaaggcatttctccttgcgaaggcagcactccctgcgtaggcagcactccctgcgtaggcagcactccttgcgaaggctgcactcctagcgaaggcagcacttctagcgaaggcagcactccttgcgaaggcagcactccttgcaaaggcagcactccttgcgaaggcaacagaccatgcaaaggcagcactccttgcggaggcagcactttgtgcaaaggcagcactccctgcaaaggcagccctcattgcgaaggcagcactcctcgcgaaggcagcactccttgcgaaggcatttctcgttgcgaaggcagcactccttgcaaaggcagcactcctggcgaaggcaaaaccccGTGCggagacagcactccctacaaaggcagccctcgttgcgaaggcagcactcctagcgaaggcagcactccttgcgaaggcaacactccttgcgaaggcagcacatcttacgaaggcagcactccttgcagatgcagcactccctgcgaaggcagcactccttgcgaaggcaccactccttgcgaaggcagcactccctgcaaaggcagcactcactgagaaggcagccctccttgcgaaagcagcactcatagcgaggcagcactccttgcgaaggcaactctccttagaagggcagcactcctagcgaaggcagcactccttgcgaaggcatatctccttcGAATGCAACACTCCTTgtaatggcagcactccttgcgaaggcaccaccccttgcgaaggcagcactcccagcaaaggcagcactcccagc is from Schistocerca cancellata isolate TAMUIC-IGC-003103 unplaced genomic scaffold, iqSchCanc2.1 HiC_scaffold_1148, whole genome shotgun sequence and encodes:
- the LOC126159867 gene encoding ice-structuring glycoprotein-like; this translates as MSAAFARRAAFSVSAAFAGSAAFARSGAFARSAAFAGSAASARSAAFVRCAAFARSVAFARSAAFARSAAFATRAAFVGSAVSARGFAFARSAAFARSAAFATRNAFARSAAFARSAAFAMRAAFAGSAAFAQSAASARSAAFAWSVAFARSAAFARSAAFARSAAFARSAAFARSAAFARSAAYAGSAAYAGSAAFARRNAFARSAAFARSAAFAMRAAFAGSAAFAQSAASARSAAFAWSVAFARSAAFARSAAFARSAAFARSAAFARSAAFARSAAYAGSAAYAGSAAFARRAAFARSAAFSAAFARSAAFTRSAAFTRSAASARSAAFAWTVAFARSAAFARSAAFARSAAFARSAAFARSAAFARSAAFARSAAFAGSAAYAGVLPLHIVLPPQGVLPLHELLPSQGVLPSQGVLPLQGVLPSLGVLPSLGVLPSQGVLPTQGVQPSQGELPSQGKLLFQGVLPSKECCLR